The nucleotide sequence CGGCGCCATCTACACCGACGAGTACTCGACCTTGACGTCGAGCGGCAATATCTACAGCGCCAACGCGGCATACTACGGCGGCGCGGTCTACGTCAATACGACGTATGGCGAAGCGTCGTTCACCAGCGATCAATTCATCGCAAACACCGGTTGCGGCACGAGCACGGGTTGTCCGAGTTCGGGCTGCTCGACGCTCACTGCGAAGTGTACGACTTCGTATCCCGAAGGCTACGGCGGCGCGATTTACGACGGCGAAGGACCCGGTATTACCGTAACCAGCAGCACCTTCACCAGCAACCTCGCCGGCGGGACGTCGGCGAGCTCTTTCGGCGAGGGTGGCGCGATCAATCTCGAGACCGGATCGCCGGTTATCACCGGCAGTACGTTCACCGGTAACAAAGCCGGCGGCGGCACCGCGAACTGCTCGTACGGCGAGGGCGGAGCCATCTACGAAGACGTCGGCAACGCCATCGAGCTCGACAACGACACCTTTACCGGCAACATCGCCGGCGGCGACGACGATTCGTATGGGGGTGCCGTCTACAACGACAGCGATCCCGACAACGGCAGCGGCAATAAGTTCACCTCGAACCAGGCATACGCGACCGGCAGCGCGTGCGAGACATACGGTGAAGCCGCGGGCGGTGCCCTCGAGGCGGACTACGGCATCACGATGAGCAACAGCTCGTTCACGAGCAACGTGGCAAAGGGGAGCGGGGAGGCTTATGGCGGTGCCATCGACACCGACACGAGCGGCTCGGTGTTGCTCAGCAAGGACACGTTTACGAGCAACAGTGCGGTCGGGACCGGCCTGCACGGCGCGAGCGATGCCGAAGCGTACGGCGGTGCGATCTACACCGATCTCAGCACGCGGCTTACCGGCGACACGTTTAGTACCAACGGAGCGGTTGCGCAGACCGCGATCGGTGACTATGCGTACGGCGGCGCGATCTACAGTGACGGCACCCTGATCAGCAACGGCAATACCTTCACGAGCAATAGCGCCACGATCTCATCGGCAACGGCTTCGACGATCGTTTACGGGGGCGCCGTGTATACCGACAGTTCCTACTATTCCAACGGCGACAAGTTCAGCTCGAACAAGGCGACGGGTAGGACGTCGGCAAACGGCGGTGCACTCTACGCCGATTATAGTACCTTTGGAATAACCAACGGTACGTTCAGTTCCAATACGGTTACGGCTAGCGCGGGCAAGGCGTTCGGCGGCGCCTTGAGTTTGAGCACGCACTCATCGGGAACGCTTTCGGGCGGCTCGTTCAGCGCGAACAAATCCACCTCGACGGGATATACGAATGTCTACGATCACGGCGGAGGTGCGATCGACGCCGAAACCAGCGTAACGATCAGCGGCATCACGGCTACCGGCAATAGTGTTGTCGGCGGCGCCGGCGGGGGCATTTATGGAGATGGGGACGTGGTAACGATCAACAACTCCACCGTTTCAGGCAACAGCGCATCGGGTGCCGGCGACTACGGCGGCGGTGGTGGTATCTTCAACGACTACGTCATGTCGATTACGAATACGACGGTTTCGGGGAACGCGGCGGCCGTGAACGGCGCCGACGCCGGCGGGGGAGGCATCTACGTCGACGACACCTTTACGATGTCCGGCTCGACGGTTTCCGGCAACAAGGTCACCGGCACCGGGACGCATTCCGGAGGCGGCGGTATCTTCAGCTACGACTCCGGAACGTATACCAATGACACGATCAGCGGCAACAGCTCGTCGATCGACGGCGGCGGCTTCGATGAGTACGGCGCGTATGCGGCGTTCCTCGATAACGTCACGATGTATCAAAATAAGGCGACCGGCAAGGGCGGCAACATCTACAACGATAACAACACCTCGCCGTACGTAACGCTCGCGAACACGATCGTTGCCGGTGGGACCGCCGGAGCCGCCGGTGGCGCCGACGTCTATAACAGCGGCACGATGACGTCGATGGGATACAACATTCTGCAGACGGCGCAGGTCGGCGGCGGAACGTTTACCCCGGCGACCGGCGACAAGACCGCTAATCCGAACCTGCTCGCGCTCTCGAATAACGGCGGCCCGACGTTCACCAACGCCGACCAGTCGACGAGTCCCGGCAAAGCGTATATCCCGTGGACGTCCGCATCGAACGGAACGTGCGGCACGGTCACGGATATGGGCTTCGATCAACGTGGCTACACGCGCGGCGGCGGGAACAAGTGCGACGTCGGCGCGTACGAACTCTCGGGCTCGCCATACGCCATCAAGGTTCGTCCGCACGCGAAGCTTCGGCCGGATCCGCGTAAGCCTCGCCCTCATCCGCACGCGCGGCACATTCCACCGCACGAACGCGGAAAATCGTAAACCGACGATAGAGAAGCCCCGGGCAGCGCCCGGGGTTTCTTTATGTTTGCGCGGCGATGATGTATTTCGGATCTTTGGCGGATTGCTTTCCGGCGTGGTACACCGCGAAGCGTTCGGCTAGGCCGCCCGCGAGAAGAAGCGCACCGCCCGCCTTCGCCAACCCTTTGCCGCGGGCGGCGGCAATCGTGCCCGCGATGTTGAGTGCTCCAGCTAGGAATGCGAGCATTCCCGCCCGACCTTTTTCATACGGCTCCGCTTGGGTTTTTCCGAGCTCGTGATGCAGGCGCTTGAGCGCGAACCGAACGGCGATCGCGCCCACCAACGCCAGCCGTCGTGCAGCGCCGTTCTCGTCGGGCGGCGCGCAGCAAAGGCCGACCGCGCCTGCCGTCGACGCCGACGTTGCGGCGAACAGCAGTGGAAGCGATTCCCGGCCGTGGAGCCACGCAGGCATAGCCGTATCGCTGATGAGCACGGACGTGTAGACCGACATCACCGGTCCGACGAGTCCCGCGATCGTTTCGAACGCGCGTCCCAGCGGCGTTGCGATGCCCGTGAGCTCGGAGGCGGCCGCAGCCATGGACGATCCGCCGAATATCGAGAACACGTACACGCCGACGCTCATTGGCGACGTGGGCTTGAAGACGCGCAGCATGTTCGCAAAGCGCGACGGTTTCTTGAGGTCGGCAATTAAGCAGAAACCGCTAAGCGCGCTGCCCGCGGCCGCGGCGAGTGTCATCGTGCGTGCGAGCCCATGCTTTTTGCGAACGCGCGAAACGAGTCCCAGCGCCGCACACGCGCCGGCCAAGCCGCCGGCCCAAAAGTACGTTGGAATCAGCGGCGTCCACTCCGGCGGCTTGACGATCGGCTTGCCGTAATAGCCGCCGATCGCGCCGTTTGCTGATGCGGTCTTCACGGTCCGATACTCGCTGCGATGATCGCCGCCAGCAGTGCCGCCGCTGCTACGCCGGCGGCGCGCCACATCTGCGGGAGATATTTCGTCGGCACGACGGGATTCGGCGGCAATCCATAGACCTCGGGACGATCGAGAAGAAGAAATATCGAGCCTCCGCCGCCGATGCCGTCCTTCGGATCGTCGAGATACAATCGCGCGTCCGGAAAGCGATCCACGACGTCTTGCACGCGCGCCTGCGCTCGCTCGCGCAGCTCTTCGACGTTCCCGTATTGGATCGAGTGCGTCGGGCAAGCTTTGGCGCACGCAGGCTCGTCACCCACCTTCAACCGGTCGTAACAAAGCGTGCATTTGCCCATCGTTCCGCGGCCGCTCGTCTCGCCCCGAGGAGAAACTTCGTCGACGCGCTGGCTGATGACGCCGAAGGGACAAGCCACCACGCAGTAGCCGCAGCCGTTGCAGACGTCATCCTGCAAAACGACCGTGCCGAACTCGGTGCGAACCAGGGCGCCCGTCGGACAAACGTCGAGGCAGGCCGCATGCGTGCAGTGTTTACAGACGTCCGATTCCATGAGCCACCGGTTGTCGTCCATCTGCTCGACGAACGCGACGTGCCGCCACGTCGAACCGCTGAGTTCGCCGGTGTTGTCGTACGACATGCCGGTAAACGTATAGCCGTCTTGCGGCAGCTCGTTCCATTCCTTGCACGCCACCTCGCAGGCTTTGCAGCCGATGCAGAGCGTCGTGTCGGTGAAGAAACCTTTGCGATCGCGCTCGGAGGAACCGTAGGTCGCGGCTTGTGCGGCCGCCGACGTTTGGGCGATCAAGTCCACAAAAAACGTACTCACGATCGCTCCTTTGCGCGCGCCCGGCCCTGCACGGCCGACAGATACTCGCGCATCTCAACGCCGTGCGGCCGGCGGCCTGGCTGAATGTCGCACGTCAAACCTTTGGTCTCCTGAATGTGCACGTTGGGATCCAGCGCGACGTGCAAGAGGTCGTTGGCGGAGTCTCCGGTGACCAAGCCCTTGCGTCCCCAATGGTAAGGCAGGCCGACCGTATGGATGACCTTGCCGTCGACGCGCATTGGCCGCACGCGATCGGTAACCATGACGCGCGCTTCGACGACCGCACGCATCGTCGTAATCGTCGCCCACTTTCCGTGACGCAGCCCGCGCAGCTGCGCCAGCTCGCGACTTACTTCGCAGAAAAACTCGGGCTGCAGCTCGCTCAGGTGCGGAACGCTGCGCGACATGCCGCCGGCGGTGTGATGCTCCGTAAGACGATACGTATAAAGCACGAACGGAAACAGATCGCCGTGTTCGCTGCTCGGCGACGGATTGTATTCGTTGAACTTCCGCGGAAACTGCTGACGCGCCGGGTTGGATTGTTGTGCGTAGAGCGGATTGCGAACCGGCGACTCCTGCGGTTCGTAATACGTCGGGAGCGGCCCGTCGACGACGCCGTTTGGGACGAAGATCCAGCCTAAACCGTCATCTTGTAGAATGAACGGGTGCCAGCCGGCGATCGCCTCTTCGCGCTTGGCGCCGCTGGGCGGCGTATAGTCTGGACGTTTGGTCTTCTGGAAGTCCGGGGAATCGTGGCCCGTCCACTGCGCGCTCGCTTCGTCCCACCAGACGTAGCGCTTGCGTTCGCTCCACGGATTGCCGTCGGGATCGGCCGACGCGCGGTTGTAGAGAATTCGCCGGTTTGACGGCCACGCCCATCCCCATTGCGGCGCTACCCAGCTTTGCTCGCTTCTCGGTGTGCGGTTTGCCGTTTGATTCTTTTCATCTTTGAAACAACCGCAGTAGATCCAGCAGCCGCAAGCCGTGGAGCCGTCGGCTTTGAGTTCCGTATACGACGAAAGCGCCTTTCCTTCGGCGTCCCAGCCGTTGACTTCGCGCAACACGGCGTGGGCGTCGGGTTCGGCAATCTCTCCCAGCTCGGGATACTCCCACGTCAGTTCGCGGATCAAATCGCCGTGCGGATCCCGGCTGGAATCCAACTTTGCCTTGATGCGCTTGCCGAGATGGTAATAGAACCATAGGTCGGATCGGGCTTCGCCTTGGGGCTCGACCGCCTTGTGATGCCACTGCAGCAGCCGTTGAGTATTGGTGTACGATCCATCCTTTTCCGTATGCGCGGCGGCCGGCATCCAAAAGATTTCGGTGGGAATGGCTTCGGTGCGCAGCTCGCCGCTTTCGATCTCGGGGCAGTCGTACCAAAATGACGCGCTTTCGATTTCGTTGAAATCGCGCACGACTAGCCATTGTAGGTTGGCCAGCGCGCGGCGATGCAAGCCGGCGTTGGCCGATCCGACCGCCGGGTTTTCGCCGCAGATGAAGAAGCCTTTGACTTTTCCGTCGACCATGCCCATTATGCTGCGATAGGTGGAATGATCGCCGCTGATGCGCGGCAGCAGGTCGAAGCAGAACTGATTGGCGTCCGTCGCATACTCGCCGAACCACGCCTTGAGCAAGCTGACCACGTACTTGTCGAGGTTACCCCAAAAGCCGGTTTTCGCGCCTTCGGATTCAACGAAGTGCTGCAGATTGCTGTGCGCCTTCGCGTGCGGCATCGGAATGTACCCCGGCAACAGATCGAACAGCGTGGGAATGTCGGTCGAGCCTTGAATTGAGGCATGTCCGCGTAACGCGAGAATGCCGCCGCCCGGGCGGCCGATATTTCCAAGCAACAGTTGAACGATGGCGGCCGCGCGAATCATTTGCACGCCGAACGTGTGCTGCGTCCAGGCGACCGAATACGCGATGGCCGACGTGCGCTCGCGCCCGCTGTTTTGGCAGAGCGCTTCGGCGACGGCTACGACCTGCGCGGGCTCGATGCCGCAAATCTTCG is from Candidatus Baltobacteraceae bacterium and encodes:
- the nrfD gene encoding NrfD/PsrC family molybdoenzyme membrane anchor subunit; translation: MKTASANGAIGGYYGKPIVKPPEWTPLIPTYFWAGGLAGACAALGLVSRVRKKHGLARTMTLAAAAGSALSGFCLIADLKKPSRFANMLRVFKPTSPMSVGVYVFSIFGGSSMAAAASELTGIATPLGRAFETIAGLVGPVMSVYTSVLISDTAMPAWLHGRESLPLLFAATSASTAGAVGLCCAPPDENGAARRLALVGAIAVRFALKRLHHELGKTQAEPYEKGRAGMLAFLAGALNIAGTIAAARGKGLAKAGGALLLAGGLAERFAVYHAGKQSAKDPKYIIAAQT
- a CDS encoding choice-of-anchor Q domain-containing protein, which codes for MKRAIALGVALTFVTGCSGGGINGGNLLPGMSPNVRAPGGGLTTDGRHRVLDVHVTMRIPKRHRRDHADLHPATISPLTRSVGFVINGGAAQIFNATTSSSNCKATTSGTLCTFSVKAPPGSDSFIVTTYSSTGGAGTALDRAVAKITITAGKANAPTIRLGPVVSVATDSGAGSLRYAIATANSGDTILFTIPSTSKITLASSLTLNANVTIAGPGTTTTARPHSDSRHPDLTSAVSVSGLQISGAGTQQIFVVNGGVNATISGLVLTDGLATTTNQPGGAIYNAGSLTLHNDGFTDNGSQVSTSYIRVHPHARRHRDRHPEQPHRLRPHACTIGTQYGGAIYNHGNIVVSGSTFASNVLQNCFNSVYSYGGAIYTDEYSTLTSSGNIYSANAAYYGGAVYVNTTYGEASFTSDQFIANTGCGTSTGCPSSGCSTLTAKCTTSYPEGYGGAIYDGEGPGITVTSSTFTSNLAGGTSASSFGEGGAINLETGSPVITGSTFTGNKAGGGTANCSYGEGGAIYEDVGNAIELDNDTFTGNIAGGDDDSYGGAVYNDSDPDNGSGNKFTSNQAYATGSACETYGEAAGGALEADYGITMSNSSFTSNVAKGSGEAYGGAIDTDTSGSVLLSKDTFTSNSAVGTGLHGASDAEAYGGAIYTDLSTRLTGDTFSTNGAVAQTAIGDYAYGGAIYSDGTLISNGNTFTSNSATISSATASTIVYGGAVYTDSSYYSNGDKFSSNKATGRTSANGGALYADYSTFGITNGTFSSNTVTASAGKAFGGALSLSTHSSGTLSGGSFSANKSTSTGYTNVYDHGGGAIDAETSVTISGITATGNSVVGGAGGGIYGDGDVVTINNSTVSGNSASGAGDYGGGGGIFNDYVMSITNTTVSGNAAAVNGADAGGGGIYVDDTFTMSGSTVSGNKVTGTGTHSGGGGIFSYDSGTYTNDTISGNSSSIDGGGFDEYGAYAAFLDNVTMYQNKATGKGGNIYNDNNTSPYVTLANTIVAGGTAGAAGGADVYNSGTMTSMGYNILQTAQVGGGTFTPATGDKTANPNLLALSNNGGPTFTNADQSTSPGKAYIPWTSASNGTCGTVTDMGFDQRGYTRGGGNKCDVGAYELSGSPYAIKVRPHAKLRPDPRKPRPHPHARHIPPHERGKS
- a CDS encoding 4Fe-4S dicluster domain-containing protein, coding for MSTFFVDLIAQTSAAAQAATYGSSERDRKGFFTDTTLCIGCKACEVACKEWNELPQDGYTFTGMSYDNTGELSGSTWRHVAFVEQMDDNRWLMESDVCKHCTHAACLDVCPTGALVRTEFGTVVLQDDVCNGCGYCVVACPFGVISQRVDEVSPRGETSGRGTMGKCTLCYDRLKVGDEPACAKACPTHSIQYGNVEELRERAQARVQDVVDRFPDARLYLDDPKDGIGGGGSIFLLLDRPEVYGLPPNPVVPTKYLPQMWRAAGVAAAALLAAIIAASIGP